In the Victivallis sp. Marseille-Q1083 genome, one interval contains:
- a CDS encoding RHS repeat domain-containing protein encodes MTMEWNGENRQKAIYNATARLEFAYDYNGRRFSKKTYAKSGADWVLSSEKKFIYDGFKQIAEYNGTTLAQAYVWQPAGSGDFDVPLWMKAGSNVYTYVTDGNKNIRQLKTAAGTVVATYDYDPFGNVSATGSVSSNPWQFSSEFRDAETGLIYYNYRYYAPSIGRWISRDPIWENRQYEVSKFIYIFVYNNSINMLDSLGLLVKEVMCDCSDACIEAMEQAIDRQADTILRLIDAAESEDCLSIGEIKEKYNLAVIGSAMIGAVGSGNALHNCPKAILENIEHSAALTGYSLFFQISKFLWPFSETSFCFGRTWAFSEAVRSKLYVSSLQYHIDNCKEKNELSPLTLGNFSSEKNL; translated from the coding sequence ATGACGATGGAATGGAACGGCGAAAACCGGCAGAAAGCCATCTACAACGCGACGGCCAGGCTGGAATTCGCCTACGATTACAACGGTCGACGGTTCAGTAAGAAGACTTACGCGAAGAGTGGAGCCGACTGGGTGTTGTCGAGCGAAAAGAAGTTCATTTACGACGGTTTCAAACAGATCGCCGAATACAACGGTACGACGCTGGCGCAGGCGTACGTCTGGCAGCCGGCCGGCAGCGGCGATTTCGATGTGCCGCTGTGGATGAAAGCCGGCAGTAACGTTTACACCTACGTCACCGATGGCAACAAGAACATCCGGCAGTTGAAGACCGCCGCCGGAACAGTGGTTGCGACCTACGACTACGACCCGTTCGGCAATGTGTCGGCTACCGGCAGTGTGAGCAGCAATCCGTGGCAGTTCAGCAGCGAGTTCCGCGATGCCGAAACCGGTTTGATCTACTACAACTACCGATATTATGCGCCAAGCATCGGGCGGTGGATCAGCCGGGATCCGATTTGGGAAAATCGTCAATACGAAGTATCAAAATTCATATATATATTTGTTTATAATAATTCTATTAATATGCTTGATTCATTAGGGCTTCTTGTTAAAGAAGTCATGTGTGATTGTAGTGATGCTTGTATTGAAGCAATGGAACAAGCGATCGATCGACAAGCAGATACGATATTAAGGCTTATTGATGCAGCAGAAAGCGAGGATTGTTTGTCCATAGGAGAGATTAAAGAGAAGTATAATCTAGCAGTTATTGGATCTGCCATGATTGGTGCGGTTGGAAGTGGAAACGCGTTGCATAATTGTCCTAAGGCAATCTTGGAAAATATCGAGCACAGTGCTGCTTTAACTGGTTATTCTCTGTTTTTCCAGATATCTAAATTTCTATGGCCATTTTCTGAAACATCGTTTTGTTTTGGAAGAACATGGGCCTTTAGTGAAGCGGTGCGTAGTAAATTATATGTTAGCAGTTTGCAATATCACATAGATAATTGCAAAGAGAAAAATGAATTATCTCCATTAACATTGGGTAATTTTTCTAGTGAAAAGAATTTATAG
- a CDS encoding IS1380 family transposase — protein MTKCNVSIPVFQGPKSRKIEFNFAGGDISSDGGLLFVKEFDRKLGLTRRAGNLLDSFDLRQPGKVEHSYLSMLRQRVFGLVAGHEDLNDHHELRTDPLIQTVVGRDRQLATPSTLCRFENGIDRRACVDLSRLFVEFFIESFSTPPRELILDFDATDDLTYGMQENRFFHGYYDHYCFLPLYVFCGDQLLVAYLRPSKIDAAKHAWAILSLLVKRFRQKWPKVKIIFRGDSGFCRQKMLNWCDKNEVKYIVGLAKNPRLLELSKDLQVKAEALYNETHEKAKLFTQFEYAAGTWKYPRRVIAKAEFNSPGPNNRFIVTNLDDDGQYLYEKVYCARGEMENRIKEQQLDLFADRTSCHDFAANQFRLLLSSLAYILMERFRALLLTGTQFAEATCGSIRLYLVKIGAIIRRNTRKIYVALSSACPNQELLRLIAAKIIAWE, from the coding sequence ATGACAAAATGTAATGTTTCGATTCCGGTCTTTCAAGGTCCGAAAAGCAGAAAAATTGAATTCAATTTCGCCGGTGGAGATATCAGCAGTGACGGCGGGTTGCTTTTTGTGAAAGAATTCGACCGCAAACTCGGTTTGACCCGGCGCGCCGGTAACCTGCTGGATTCTTTTGATCTTCGACAGCCCGGAAAAGTTGAGCATTCCTATCTGAGCATGCTTCGTCAACGAGTTTTTGGTTTGGTTGCCGGCCATGAAGATCTCAATGACCATCATGAATTGCGAACTGATCCGCTGATTCAAACTGTTGTCGGTCGTGATCGTCAACTCGCCACTCCAAGCACTTTATGTCGATTCGAAAATGGAATCGATCGTCGTGCTTGCGTAGATTTGAGCCGATTGTTTGTCGAATTCTTTATCGAAAGTTTTTCCACGCCGCCTCGAGAATTGATTCTTGATTTCGATGCTACCGATGACCTCACTTACGGGATGCAGGAAAATCGCTTTTTTCATGGCTATTATGACCACTATTGCTTTTTGCCGTTGTATGTTTTCTGCGGGGATCAATTGCTTGTGGCTTATTTGCGTCCATCAAAAATTGATGCGGCCAAGCATGCTTGGGCGATTCTCTCGCTACTGGTAAAGCGCTTTCGGCAGAAATGGCCGAAGGTTAAGATTATTTTCCGGGGAGACAGTGGCTTTTGTCGGCAGAAAATGCTGAACTGGTGTGATAAAAATGAGGTCAAATATATTGTCGGATTGGCGAAAAATCCACGTTTGCTGGAATTATCAAAAGATCTTCAAGTGAAAGCGGAAGCACTTTACAACGAAACACATGAAAAAGCAAAACTGTTTACTCAGTTCGAATATGCGGCAGGAACTTGGAAATACCCGCGCCGGGTGATTGCCAAAGCGGAATTCAACTCCCCCGGACCGAATAATCGTTTTATCGTCACCAATCTTGATGATGATGGACAATATCTTTATGAAAAAGTCTATTGCGCCCGAGGTGAGATGGAAAACAGGATCAAGGAACAGCAGCTGGATCTTTTCGCTGATCGGACGAGCTGCCATGACTTTGCGGCAAATCAATTCCGGCTTCTGCTTTCAAGTTTGGCTTATATTCTCATGGAACGGTTTCGGGCATTGTTGTTGACAGGAACTCAATTTGCCGAGGCTACCTGCGGCAGCATTCGCTTATACCTGGTGAAAATCGGTGCCATTATTCGGCGGAATACCAGAAAAATTTATGTTGCTCTTTCAAGTGCTTGTCCAAATCAGGAACTCCTCCGCTTGATCGCTGCGAAAATCATCGCTTGGGAATAA
- a CDS encoding calcium/sodium antiporter, which produces MSALWILLQLAGGVLLLYFGAEWLIKGGVSIAERLGVSPLIIGLTLVAFATSAPELVVSLEAALNGNSDISVGNVVGSNICNIALILGLSALIAPLRVQLQLLRFDMPILLLASLLFAGFGLVAGGFNRWAGGVLLVGFCVYTTWNIVASRRTEKDRADAAMANPAAPPHSWLWSVAIAAAGLAALVAGAKLFVSGAIAVGQLAGLSDAVIGLTIVAVGTSLPELATSVVAAIRRQQDIAIGNVVGSNIFNILGIMGITPLIRPIPAVGLGMVDWGMMLLTAILLLPFMRSKFIISRLEGAILLLLFIGYTTFLILTS; this is translated from the coding sequence ATGAGCGCCTTGTGGATTCTGCTGCAACTCGCCGGCGGAGTGCTGCTGTTGTATTTCGGCGCCGAATGGCTGATCAAAGGCGGCGTGTCCATTGCCGAACGGCTCGGCGTTTCGCCGTTGATCATCGGCCTGACGCTGGTGGCGTTTGCCACCAGCGCGCCGGAATTGGTGGTCAGCCTTGAAGCGGCCTTGAACGGCAACAGCGACATCAGCGTCGGCAATGTAGTCGGGTCCAATATCTGCAACATCGCGCTGATTCTCGGTCTGTCGGCCTTGATTGCGCCGTTGCGCGTGCAGTTGCAACTGCTGCGTTTCGACATGCCGATTCTGTTGCTGGCATCGCTGCTGTTCGCCGGGTTCGGGCTGGTCGCCGGGGGCTTCAACCGCTGGGCCGGCGGGGTGTTGCTGGTTGGGTTCTGTGTATATACCACCTGGAACATTGTAGCGTCCCGGCGGACGGAAAAAGACCGGGCAGACGCCGCCATGGCGAATCCCGCCGCACCGCCGCATTCCTGGCTCTGGAGTGTGGCGATTGCCGCCGCCGGTCTGGCGGCGCTGGTCGCCGGGGCAAAACTGTTTGTCTCCGGTGCGATTGCCGTCGGTCAGCTGGCCGGTCTTTCCGATGCGGTAATCGGGTTGACCATCGTGGCGGTGGGAACCAGTCTGCCGGAACTGGCGACCTCGGTAGTCGCGGCAATTCGTCGGCAGCAGGATATCGCCATCGGCAACGTGGTCGGTTCCAATATTTTCAACATCCTCGGCATCATGGGAATCACGCCGCTGATTCGGCCGATTCCAGCGGTCGGGCTCGGCATGGTCGACTGGGGAATGATGCTGCTTACAGCCATTCTGCTGCTGCCATTCATGCGTAGTAAATTCATCATCAGCCGACTGGAAGGGGCAATTTTGTTGCTGCTCTTCATCGGTTACACGACTTTTCTGATTCTGACATCATAA
- a CDS encoding alpha/beta fold hydrolase: MNITPQFFNYTTPERASLSVAWYSGGNGGSKLLLLHGFPLFSQTWEPLLAYLPEQYHSISIDLLGFGHSDNPPDANLSSAYQAEMVKAFIRHYRLEHLTLVGHSLGGETALQILQDPEISARIDRLILLNATGLWRQVPEFFTNVAVISEHNALMRFKEAGLTAYLLLEKIFLHPEEISAETVEAYAEVLRQPYARECLVAAARQLTLGNFQQFQQCLTELDKPTLIIWGADDQILDVGDAFLFQAAIRNSVLKLVPACGHAPQEEKPAECAILIDEFLNGVYHGQTPDAVNELDNQSPEAEAALSELQKTRQAENERNVSTWRGYKLQMSRLIDRWSLGTVLLIIFIKILQLCKKLGMRPEENGWRKATGIFLRNEYSKFILGSFRLKYYRFQPVPTDFQSARQQLTAALADFLRRQSSFHWAVKPGLFQLRRRKALFTDIVEAFYDSNGVLLKLEPYFDDSRDSFAMLSADQLNQTLTQLIVIYNELRHVHDRKRPQIMLRRINRWLSRNRQFKYTVRMDLKLMVERIMTATFIHCEILPNPDSAMFLRKRLATPNIKVYKHPGWGLLNLIVRFTPDFSEADLWVQFHHVPVDGMPMQEMLAELKKTWGAVGSLTYPALSSPAAKPEMIYCGNRLFRARLYVNFDRFFAVRKYLNTHFQKEMNGPATVSSMIIWGMAQHPFFRDSKVLFPVDNDAEGTHAVPRERELSLIFIRPIHFLDVARPLEGFLQFQREFNQRLWRTRMGVSESYELLELYSMIHPLFYHIARYMMPAAFHEIVGTVGLSILRDAEMFISPLSDLQVNGFMSLSNMRVPTADGGTAGAISICGSKGQIKHYISAIENLSLNYHKFLALPETSQPGEATGDKRGRL; the protein is encoded by the coding sequence ATGAATATTACCCCGCAATTTTTCAATTACACCACTCCGGAGCGGGCTTCGCTGTCGGTAGCCTGGTATTCCGGCGGCAATGGCGGCAGCAAGCTGCTGCTGTTGCATGGCTTTCCGTTGTTTTCGCAAACCTGGGAGCCGCTGCTTGCCTACCTGCCGGAGCAATACCATTCCATCAGCATCGATCTGCTGGGGTTCGGACACTCCGACAATCCGCCGGACGCCAATTTGTCGTCGGCTTATCAGGCGGAGATGGTCAAAGCCTTTATCCGCCATTACCGGCTGGAACATTTGACGCTGGTGGGGCATTCGCTGGGCGGGGAAACGGCGTTGCAAATCCTGCAGGACCCGGAAATCAGTGCGAGAATCGACCGGCTGATTTTATTGAATGCGACCGGCCTGTGGCGTCAGGTGCCCGAGTTTTTCACCAATGTCGCGGTCATTTCCGAGCACAATGCCCTGATGCGTTTCAAGGAAGCCGGACTGACGGCCTATTTGCTGCTGGAGAAAATTTTCCTGCATCCGGAGGAAATTTCCGCCGAAACGGTGGAGGCGTACGCCGAAGTATTGCGCCAGCCTTACGCCCGGGAATGCTTGGTGGCGGCGGCACGGCAGTTGACGCTGGGTAATTTCCAGCAATTCCAGCAGTGCCTGACTGAACTGGACAAGCCGACCTTGATCATCTGGGGAGCGGACGATCAGATTCTGGATGTCGGCGACGCCTTTCTATTCCAGGCGGCCATTCGCAATTCGGTGTTGAAACTGGTGCCGGCCTGCGGTCATGCGCCGCAGGAGGAGAAACCGGCGGAATGCGCCATTTTGATCGACGAATTCCTGAATGGCGTCTATCACGGGCAGACTCCCGATGCCGTCAACGAATTAGACAACCAATCACCGGAGGCCGAAGCGGCGCTTTCCGAATTGCAGAAGACCCGGCAGGCCGAAAATGAGCGCAACGTCAGCACCTGGCGCGGTTATAAACTGCAGATGAGCCGGTTGATCGATCGCTGGAGCCTGGGGACGGTGCTGCTGATCATCTTCATCAAGATCCTGCAATTGTGTAAAAAACTCGGCATGCGGCCGGAGGAGAACGGCTGGCGCAAGGCGACCGGCATTTTTCTGCGCAACGAATATTCCAAGTTCATTCTCGGCAGTTTCCGTTTGAAATATTACCGTTTTCAGCCGGTGCCGACCGACTTTCAGAGCGCCAGGCAGCAGTTGACCGCGGCGCTGGCGGATTTCCTCCGCCGCCAGAGCAGCTTTCATTGGGCGGTCAAGCCGGGACTGTTCCAACTGCGCCGCCGCAAGGCGCTGTTCACCGACATAGTCGAAGCCTTTTACGACTCGAACGGAGTCCTGTTGAAACTGGAGCCGTACTTCGACGACAGCCGCGACTCCTTTGCGATGCTGTCGGCCGACCAGTTGAACCAGACCCTGACCCAGTTGATCGTCATTTACAACGAATTGCGCCACGTTCACGACCGGAAGCGGCCGCAGATCATGCTGCGGCGGATCAACCGCTGGCTGTCGCGCAACCGCCAGTTCAAATATACCGTCCGGATGGATTTGAAACTGATGGTCGAACGCATCATGACGGCAACTTTCATCCATTGCGAAATCCTGCCCAATCCGGATTCGGCGATGTTTCTGCGCAAACGGCTGGCGACGCCGAATATCAAAGTCTACAAGCACCCCGGCTGGGGCTTGCTGAATCTCATCGTCCGCTTCACGCCTGATTTCAGCGAAGCGGATTTGTGGGTGCAGTTCCATCATGTGCCGGTCGACGGCATGCCGATGCAGGAGATGCTGGCGGAATTGAAGAAAACCTGGGGTGCGGTCGGTTCGCTGACCTATCCGGCCCTGTCGTCGCCGGCCGCCAAACCGGAAATGATCTATTGCGGCAACCGGCTGTTCCGGGCCAGGCTGTACGTCAATTTCGATCGTTTTTTTGCGGTGCGAAAATATTTGAACACCCATTTCCAAAAGGAGATGAACGGGCCGGCCACCGTTTCCAGCATGATCATCTGGGGGATGGCCCAGCATCCATTTTTCCGCGACAGCAAAGTGCTCTTCCCGGTCGACAACGATGCCGAAGGAACCCACGCCGTGCCGCGGGAACGGGAGCTGAGCCTGATTTTCATCCGGCCGATTCATTTCCTCGATGTAGCCCGGCCGCTGGAAGGATTCCTGCAATTCCAGCGTGAATTCAATCAGCGGCTCTGGCGCACCCGGATGGGGGTCAGCGAGAGTTATGAACTGCTGGAGCTTTACTCGATGATTCATCCGTTGTTCTACCATATCGCCCGTTACATGATGCCGGCGGCGTTCCATGAAATCGTCGGTACGGTCGGCTTGTCCATCTTGCGCGATGCGGAAATGTTCATCAGTCCGCTGAGTGATCTGCAGGTGAACGGCTTCATGTCGCTCAGCAATATGCGGGTGCCGACGGCCGACGGCGGCACAGCCGGAGCGATCAGCATCTGCGGCTCCAAAGGACAGATCAAACATTACATCAGCGCCATTGAAAATCTTTCGCTCAATTATCATAAATTCCTGGCGTTGCCTGAAACGTCGCAGCCGGGGGAAGCCACCGGCGATAAAAGAGGTCGGTTATGA
- the dapA gene encoding 4-hydroxy-tetrahydrodipicolinate synthase, which yields MQLQGVYTALVTPFSGGAVDFGKLGELVEMQVSAGVDGIIPVGTTGESPTLTYEEHQQVIETVVKTAAGRCQVIAGTGANSTSEAIAMTKHARAVGADATLQVTPYYNKPTQEGLYRHFSEVADQGGLPVVLYNVPGRTGVAIAIETVVRLCGNNNIVGMKEAGGSVERVSAVLDQCDITILSGDDALTLPMMAVGASGIVSVASNLIPAQMKQLTDAMLEGNWMAAQDLHRKYYPLFRDQFVETNPIPIKAAMAMAGLLEEEYRLPLCPLAPANREKLAASLKSCGIL from the coding sequence ATGCAATTACAAGGCGTATATACTGCACTCGTCACCCCGTTCTCCGGTGGGGCGGTGGATTTCGGCAAACTCGGCGAACTGGTGGAAATGCAGGTCTCCGCCGGCGTGGACGGCATCATTCCGGTCGGGACGACCGGGGAATCGCCGACCTTGACCTATGAGGAACATCAGCAGGTGATCGAGACGGTCGTCAAAACCGCAGCCGGCCGTTGCCAGGTCATTGCCGGCACCGGCGCCAATTCGACGTCGGAAGCGATTGCCATGACCAAACATGCCAGGGCGGTCGGCGCCGACGCCACACTGCAGGTGACGCCTTATTACAACAAGCCGACGCAGGAAGGGCTGTACCGCCACTTCAGCGAAGTGGCCGACCAGGGCGGTTTGCCGGTGGTGCTCTACAATGTGCCCGGGCGAACCGGCGTCGCCATCGCGATCGAGACGGTCGTGCGGTTGTGCGGCAATAACAACATCGTGGGCATGAAGGAAGCCGGCGGCAGCGTGGAGCGGGTGTCCGCCGTGCTTGATCAGTGCGATATTACCATTTTGAGCGGCGATGATGCGTTGACGCTGCCGATGATGGCGGTCGGCGCCAGCGGCATTGTCAGCGTCGCCAGCAACCTGATCCCGGCCCAGATGAAGCAGTTGACCGATGCGATGCTGGAAGGCAATTGGATGGCGGCGCAGGATTTGCACCGGAAATATTACCCGCTGTTCCGCGACCAGTTTGTCGAAACCAACCCGATTCCCATCAAGGCGGCGATGGCGATGGCCGGTTTGCTCGAGGAAGAATACCGGCTGCCGCTCTGCCCGCTGGCACCGGCCAACCGGGAAAAATTGGCGGCTTCGCTGAAGAGTTGCGGCATCCTTTGA
- a CDS encoding valine--tRNA ligase, with protein MNATNQMPKAYESADVEAKWYPVWEERGYFHGTPNPDKKPYSIVIPPPNVTGILTLGHVLNNTLQDILVRYHRMRGYEVSWFPGTDHAGIATESKVEKSLRQAGKPGRDELGREKFIETVWQWREQYGGTIIKQLRKLGCSCDWERERFTMDEGLSLAVRKVFVELYHKGYIYRGRRMINWCPVARTALSDEEVIYKEVDGQFYHILYPLADGSGALEVATTRPETLFGDTAVAVHPDDERYRPLVGKMVKLPLTDRLIPIIADEHADPAKGTGCVKITPAHDPNDFAVGLRHHLECINIMNPDATLNERCGAEFAGLDRFAARKKAVAMLQEQQLMGEIENIRHAVGYSERGDVPIETLVSYQWFCNMKELAKPALEAVRSGRIKFYPERWTKTYFHWMENIQDWCISRQIWWGHRIPAWYNDRTNEVYVGMEAPTAPGPWRQEEDVLDTWFSSWLWPFSVMGWPAKTPELEYFYPTTTLVTGPDIIFFWVARMIMAGCEFMQEIPFENVYFTSIIRDDLGRKLSKSLGNSPDPLDVIAEYGADALRFSIIYIAPVGMDIRYSNEKCELGRNFANKLWNACRFRQLQGEISPGFRDLATTDLSRLTPDEKWMIAWINDTIKQVNEALADFRFHYAVHVIYEVVWSNFCDWFIESSKVRLRQGGEAREQALKVLDFIIFKILRLLHPFMPFITEELAHQVGYLSEDQTIMNEPFPDLVQNKNIPSIMEEAPDLLDLVEGKFQLIRAGRALRSSYNIPDGKKVHYFIKAIGPVVARFLRDELEGLMFLLNAESIEISEADFDVARHGAAPSQLANLGTIYLPLAGLIDVAEELRKLDKQKSDLEKWIQGSRAKLSNQKFLDKAPVQVVTEAKTHLAELEHKLERTNELIAALR; from the coding sequence ATGAACGCGACAAATCAGATGCCCAAGGCATACGAATCGGCCGATGTCGAGGCCAAATGGTACCCGGTCTGGGAAGAACGCGGTTATTTTCACGGGACCCCGAATCCGGACAAGAAACCGTATTCGATCGTCATTCCGCCGCCGAATGTCACCGGAATTCTGACGCTCGGACACGTGCTGAACAACACGCTGCAGGACATCCTGGTCCGTTATCACCGGATGCGCGGCTACGAAGTCAGTTGGTTTCCGGGGACCGACCATGCCGGCATCGCCACCGAAAGCAAAGTCGAAAAGTCGTTGCGGCAGGCCGGCAAACCCGGCCGCGATGAGCTCGGCCGTGAAAAGTTCATCGAAACAGTCTGGCAATGGCGTGAACAGTACGGCGGCACGATCATCAAACAGCTCCGCAAACTCGGCTGTTCCTGCGATTGGGAACGCGAACGCTTCACGATGGACGAAGGCCTGTCGCTGGCGGTCCGGAAGGTATTCGTCGAACTGTACCACAAAGGCTACATTTATCGCGGCCGGCGGATGATCAACTGGTGTCCGGTGGCCAGGACGGCGCTGTCCGACGAGGAAGTGATTTACAAAGAGGTCGACGGGCAGTTCTACCATATTCTTTATCCGCTGGCCGACGGTTCCGGCGCGCTGGAAGTGGCGACGACCCGGCCGGAAACGCTGTTCGGCGACACCGCCGTCGCGGTCCATCCGGACGACGAACGTTATCGGCCGCTGGTCGGCAAAATGGTCAAATTGCCGCTGACCGACCGGTTGATTCCGATCATCGCCGATGAACATGCCGACCCGGCCAAGGGCACCGGCTGCGTCAAAATCACGCCGGCCCACGACCCGAACGACTTTGCCGTCGGGTTGCGGCACCATCTGGAGTGCATCAATATCATGAATCCGGATGCGACGCTCAACGAGCGGTGCGGCGCGGAATTCGCCGGGCTCGACCGTTTCGCGGCCCGCAAAAAAGCGGTCGCGATGCTGCAGGAACAGCAGCTGATGGGCGAAATCGAGAACATCCGCCACGCCGTCGGTTACTCCGAACGCGGCGACGTGCCGATCGAAACGCTGGTCAGTTACCAGTGGTTCTGCAATATGAAGGAATTGGCCAAGCCGGCGCTCGAAGCGGTCCGGAGCGGCCGGATCAAATTCTACCCGGAGCGCTGGACCAAGACCTATTTTCACTGGATGGAAAACATCCAGGATTGGTGCATCAGCCGCCAGATCTGGTGGGGTCACCGCATCCCGGCCTGGTACAACGACCGGACCAATGAAGTTTACGTCGGCATGGAAGCGCCGACGGCGCCGGGGCCGTGGCGTCAGGAAGAGGATGTGCTCGATACCTGGTTCAGCTCCTGGCTGTGGCCGTTCTCGGTGATGGGCTGGCCGGCAAAGACGCCGGAGCTGGAATATTTCTACCCGACCACCACATTGGTCACCGGCCCGGACATCATCTTCTTCTGGGTGGCCCGGATGATCATGGCCGGCTGCGAGTTCATGCAGGAAATTCCGTTCGAAAACGTCTATTTCACCAGCATCATCCGCGACGACCTCGGCCGGAAGCTTTCCAAGTCGCTCGGCAATTCACCGGACCCGCTGGACGTCATCGCCGAATACGGCGCCGATGCGCTGCGGTTCTCGATCATCTACATCGCCCCGGTCGGCATGGACATCCGTTACAGCAATGAAAAATGCGAACTGGGCCGCAATTTTGCCAATAAATTGTGGAACGCCTGCCGGTTCCGGCAGTTGCAGGGGGAAATTTCGCCCGGCTTCCGCGACCTGGCGACGACCGACCTTTCCAGGCTGACGCCGGATGAGAAATGGATGATCGCCTGGATCAACGACACGATCAAGCAGGTCAACGAAGCGCTGGCCGATTTCCGGTTCCATTACGCGGTGCATGTCATCTATGAAGTGGTCTGGAGCAACTTCTGCGACTGGTTCATCGAATCCAGCAAAGTGCGGCTCCGGCAGGGCGGAGAAGCGCGGGAACAGGCGTTGAAGGTATTGGATTTCATCATCTTCAAGATCTTGCGCCTGCTGCATCCGTTTATGCCGTTCATCACCGAGGAGCTGGCGCATCAGGTCGGCTACCTGAGCGAGGATCAGACGATCATGAACGAACCGTTTCCGGATCTGGTTCAAAACAAAAATATTCCGTCGATCATGGAAGAAGCTCCGGATTTGCTCGACCTGGTCGAAGGCAAATTCCAGTTGATCCGGGCCGGCCGGGCGCTGCGTTCGAGCTATAATATTCCGGACGGCAAGAAGGTACACTATTTCATCAAGGCGATCGGGCCGGTGGTCGCCCGGTTCCTGCGCGACGAACTTGAGGGGCTGATGTTCCTGCTGAATGCCGAATCGATCGAGATTTCCGAAGCCGATTTCGATGTCGCGCGGCATGGCGCGGCGCCGTCGCAGCTGGCCAACCTCGGGACGATCTACCTGCCGCTGGCCGGTTTGATCGACGTCGCGGAGGAACTCCGGAAACTGGACAAGCAGAAGAGCGATCTGGAAAAGTGGATTCAGGGCTCGCGCGCCAAGCTCTCCAACCAGAAGTTTCTGGACAAGGCGCCGGTGCAGGTGGTCACCGAAGCCAAGACGCACCTGGCCGAACTGGAACACAAGTTGGAACGCACCAACGAATTGATCGCGGCTTTGCGTTAA
- a CDS encoding tRNA-dihydrouridine synthase family protein → MTWDMPAAWPGPMEGVMHPALVLAANQLGLTSVWLTPFLRLSNAVPRDKHLKAFLAPFQSAAIPLVVQLMGTDAGKLAETAGRLAGVGIRHVNLNFGCPSRQVVGGGAGGGALRQPKRMLHILTTLKERCPQLSVSAKIRLGFADPAESRQFIPLLAGSQTLDYLIIHFRTVREQYAPIPDGPARLQRAVALAAPLPVIGNGDIIAPEEAGQLRQLTGCAAVMAARGFLRDPYLLRRIEGMGGLPTPAAGRLALFRAVLEQARRLPERAFSNGKAIELANFLWGKANPVLRQLRDAAPGQWRELEPDRLTIPAGFQKS, encoded by the coding sequence TTGACCTGGGATATGCCCGCCGCCTGGCCCGGCCCGATGGAAGGGGTCATGCATCCGGCGCTGGTGCTGGCGGCCAACCAGCTCGGCCTGACGTCCGTCTGGCTGACGCCGTTTCTGCGCCTTTCCAACGCGGTGCCGCGCGACAAACATCTGAAAGCGTTTCTGGCGCCATTCCAATCGGCGGCAATTCCGCTTGTCGTCCAGTTGATGGGAACCGATGCCGGCAAACTGGCCGAAACCGCCGGCCGGCTCGCCGGCGTCGGCATCCGTCATGTCAATCTGAATTTCGGCTGTCCCAGCCGTCAGGTGGTCGGCGGCGGCGCCGGCGGCGGCGCGCTGCGGCAGCCGAAACGGATGCTGCATATCCTGACGACTCTGAAAGAGCGCTGCCCGCAGCTCTCCGTCAGCGCCAAAATCCGGCTCGGCTTCGCCGACCCGGCCGAGAGCCGGCAATTCATTCCATTGCTGGCCGGCAGCCAAACGCTGGATTACCTGATCATCCACTTCCGGACGGTCCGTGAGCAGTACGCCCCCATCCCGGACGGTCCGGCGCGATTGCAACGGGCGGTGGCGCTGGCCGCTCCGCTGCCGGTGATCGGCAACGGCGACATCATCGCACCGGAAGAAGCCGGGCAACTCCGGCAACTGACCGGCTGTGCGGCGGTGATGGCGGCCCGGGGCTTTCTGCGCGACCCCTACCTGTTGCGCCGGATCGAAGGAATGGGCGGTTTGCCGACGCCGGCAGCCGGCCGGCTGGCGCTGTTCCGGGCGGTGCTGGAGCAGGCGCGGCGCTTGCCGGAGCGTGCATTCAGCAACGGCAAAGCAATCGAACTGGCCAATTTCCTCTGGGGCAAAGCCAATCCGGTACTGCGGCAACTGCGGGACGCGGCACCGGGACAATGGCGCGAACTGGAACCTGACCGTCTGACGATTCCGGCCGGCTTTCAAAAAAGCTAA